The Streptomyces sp. ICC1 DNA window GTGGAGCGTGAACTTCTCGACCACCCGCTTGCGGGACATCCGGCCCAGCTCGGCGCGGCGTTCGTCGTCGCGGAGCAGGGCGAGGGTGGCGCGGGCCATGGTCTCGGGCTCGCGCGGCGGGACGACGAGGCCGGTGTCGGCGACGGCCTCGCGGACCCCGCCCACATCGGTGGAGACGGTGGTGCGGCCGCAGGACATGGCCTCGATGATCGAGAAGGGGAAGCCCTCGCTGATGGAGGAGAGCATCACGACGGAGCCGGCCGCGTAGGCCCGGGCGACGTCGCTGATGCGGCCCTCGTAGGAGATCCCGTCGCTCACCCCCAGCTCGGCGGCGAGCTTCTCCAGCGTGAGCTTGTACTCCTCGCACCCGGCCGGGACCGGGCCGAAGAGGCGCAGCCGCAGGGCGGGCAGCTCCTCGCGCATGAACGCGTAGGCCCGGATCAGGGTTTCGAGGTCCTTGATCGGGTCGATGCGGCCGCACCAGCTGAGGGTGGGGACCTCCGGTTCGGGACCCGCCTCGGGGAAGGCGTGCGGGTCGACCCCGTTGTAGACGGTGCGGATCCGCTCGGACGCGGCGCCCCCGCGCTCCTCCCAGCGGCGGTTGTACTGGTTGCACGGGGTGATCAGGTCGGCCTGCCGGTAGCCCTCGGTGTTGAGCTCGCGGTAGAAGCCGAGCATCAGCGCCTTGACGGGCCAGCGCTGTTCGGCGGTGCGGTAGCCGAGGTAGCGCTCGCGCAGGTAGATCCCGTGCTCGGTGAGGAGGAACGGCACCTGGTCGAGGTACTTGGCGGCGAGCGCGGGGAGGGTGGCCAGCCCGCTGCTGACGGCGTGCGCGACGCTGTCGGGCGGGATCCGCACGGACAGCGGGCGCAGCGCGTGTTCCAGCAGGTCGGTGGCGGTGAGCGCGTCGTGGATGGTGGGCTCGGCGTCCGCGGTCGCGAGGCCGGCGCGGGTCCAGACGGTCATCAGCAGGCGCAGGACCGATTCGGAGCGCAGGGCCGGGGCGAGCCGGCCGGCGCGGGCCAGCAGGGCCAGTTCGCGCAGCGATTCGGAGAATCCCCCGCGCTGCGGGTCCAGCAGGGAGAGCAGGAAGGTCTCGTAGGTCTCGGTGAAGCGGCGCCGGGCCTTGCCCCGCAGGCCGGAGCGCAGCTTCCTGGCCGGCGCGGGCCCCCAGAGCGGAACGGCGGTGTGGCGGTAGACGTTGCGCGGCAGTTCCCAGGTGACCGGCTCACGTCCGGAGCCGGTCAGGGCTATGACGTTGAAGTCGACCTCCGGCATGCCGCGCACCAGTTGGTCGCACCAGGTGCTGACGCCCCCGTGGACGTGCGGGTACGTGCCTTCGGTGAGCATGGTGACATGACGCCCATGGCTCATGCGGTGTGTCCCCCCAGGACGGAAAAGGGGCCGGCGCCCGTGGTTCGCGGAGCGCCGGCGCTAGGTCGTACGTGTGGTCGACTCGTCAGGGCCCGGGCGGTCAGGGCATGCGCAGCGTGACCGCGCTCTGGAGCAGCTCGGGGGCCGTCCAGGTGGAGCGGGAGCCGGCGTAGGCGGTGCCGAAGTCGGCGGTGCCGAGCAGCAGCTGCTTCTTGGTGCCGGTGGGCGCGGTGAGCGGGGCGACGACTCCGGAGGGCGCCTTGACGGTGACGTCCTTGCCGATGCGGTAGGCGGTGACCTGGTTGGCGGCGATCGCGGCGTTCCAGGCGGCGCGGCGCTGGAGCTCGACGCCGGTGTCCTTCATGCTCTGGTTCACGATCGGCGCGCTGGGCGCGTAGAGCGTGCGGTAGGAGTCGAGGACCGAGTTGAGCACCGGGTAGAGGGTGCGGTCCTCGGCCAGGTTGCTCTGGTGGACGTAGTGCGGGCGCGGGTCGTTGTTCAGGACGTGCCGCATGGCGGTCCTGGCCTCGGCCGGGACGATGTAGCCCAGGTAGCCGGTGTCGGCGTCGAGCGGGGCCGGCAGGCAGGTGGAGGTGCCGGGGTTGTCCTCGCAGATCCCGCTGCCGCCGTGGGCCCGGCTGGTGTAGATCCAGTTGTACTCG harbors:
- the pelF gene encoding GT4 family glycosyltransferase PelF, which codes for MSHGRHVTMLTEGTYPHVHGGVSTWCDQLVRGMPEVDFNVIALTGSGREPVTWELPRNVYRHTAVPLWGPAPARKLRSGLRGKARRRFTETYETFLLSLLDPQRGGFSESLRELALLARAGRLAPALRSESVLRLLMTVWTRAGLATADAEPTIHDALTATDLLEHALRPLSVRIPPDSVAHAVSSGLATLPALAAKYLDQVPFLLTEHGIYLRERYLGYRTAEQRWPVKALMLGFYRELNTEGYRQADLITPCNQYNRRWEERGGAASERIRTVYNGVDPHAFPEAGPEPEVPTLSWCGRIDPIKDLETLIRAYAFMREELPALRLRLFGPVPAGCEEYKLTLEKLAAELGVSDGISYEGRISDVARAYAAGSVVMLSSISEGFPFSIIEAMSCGRTTVSTDVGGVREAVADTGLVVPPREPETMARATLALLRDDERRAELGRMSRKRVVEKFTLHQSVDGFRHIYRELAHEKHAGQPVLPVHAGDAWTQRLADPWYKELAADGSLW